A single window of Narcine bancroftii isolate sNarBan1 chromosome 1, sNarBan1.hap1, whole genome shotgun sequence DNA harbors:
- the rassf10a gene encoding LOW QUALITY PROTEIN: ras association domain-containing protein 10 (The sequence of the model RefSeq protein was modified relative to this genomic sequence to represent the inferred CDS: deleted 3 bases in 3 codons): MEGQESSLSVWVLREEKLVSGLSRRTTCADVIAALLREAATSNLLSGAPDTYCLVEKRRGFERTLPNRTKMLRLWAAWGEERGRVTLVLEKRRAALDRAGARSAQARVVASKESPGRLRGAAGATLAMPRDKQRRVVRKAFRKLARMKRAQRRESGAKERMETLVHVVLSQDHTIRQQLERLRELDGDIESCEARVHLARMREHGANYLQDTYLEEGEASGQAPEAQRLREQLDASVGTGLRLSSELRACGQELERCRGVRERQRGEVQRLLRELRDPGQDSDTGLSSMNSPGRRRRRPISESQV; encoded by the exons ATGGAGGGGCAGGAAAGCAGCCTCAGCGTGTGGGTGCTCCGGGAGGAGAAGCTGGTGTCGGGACTGTCCAGACGCACGACCTGCGCCGATGTGATCGCCGCGCTGCTGCGGGAAGCGGCTACGAGCAACCTGCTGTCCGGCGCCCCCGACACCTACTGCCTGGTGGAGAAGCGGCGAGGCTTCGAGAGGACCCTGCCCAACAGGACCAAGATGCTGAGGCTGTGGGCGGCGTGGGGAGAGGAGCGGGGCCGAGTCACCTTGGTGCtggagaagaggcgagctgccCTGGACCGAGCAGGAGCGCGCAGCGCGCAAGCCCGGGTGGTGGCGAGCAAGGAGAGCCCGGGCAGGTTGCGGGGAGCGGCGGGCGCC ACCCTGGCCATGCCCCGGGACAAGCAGCGGAGAGTGGTGCGTAAAGCGTTCAGGAAGCTGGCCAGGATGAAGCGGGCGCAGCGGAGGGAGAGCGGGGCGAAGGAGCGCATGGAGACGCTGGTGCATGTGGTGCTG TCGCAGGACCACACCATCCGCCAGCAGCTGGAGCGGCTGCGGGAGCTGGACGGGGACATCGAGAGCTGCGAGGCCAGGGTCCACCTGGCCAGGATGCGGGAGCACGGCGCCAACTACCTGCAGGACACCTACCtggaggagggggaggcgagCGGCCAGGCTCCCGAGGCGCAGCGGCTGCGG GAGCAGCTGGACGCCAGCGTGGGCACCGGGCTGCGACTGAGCAGCGAGCTGCGGGCGTGCGGCCAGGAGCTGGAGCGCTGCCGGGGCGTGCGGGAGCGGCAGCGCGGGGAGGTGCAGCGGCTGCTGCGGGAGCTGCGGGACCCCGGCCAGGACTCTGACACCGGTCTCAGCTCCATGAACAGCCCTggacgccgccgccgccgccccaTCTCCGAATCACAGGTGTAg